One Seleniivibrio woodruffii DNA window includes the following coding sequences:
- a CDS encoding GGDEF domain-containing protein gives MNKLNNIIRENAELKEEMNRLMELVKRNQVKHEGFRTVEFSFLLAESLREIIEKPLHYLEDIFDVDRAVLCVNKDIMNFDRETDNIGHRVYFMDSSAFKAFFLERRPYTGESRLNLVSEFDVYEDMESYLIAPLFHGEDIIGSINLYSKEASKYGGEVSTDFMKDLSAIVSVSLQKMYNTELIFRQTRTDFMTGTYNKLAMAEFLEKLMAEYRRYGRGFYFVLLDIDNFKQINDSCGHLTGDNVIREIAEEIKAGLRTSDVLGRFGGDEYFLILPNHETSDMFTLVERLQDIGKKVFNTYGFDFASMSGGVVAVPGDIKPEDSPEDVVRIADGRLYYSKKNGKGFFTGV, from the coding sequence ATGAATAAGCTGAACAATATTATCCGTGAGAACGCCGAGCTGAAAGAGGAGATGAACAGGCTGATGGAGCTTGTTAAGCGGAATCAGGTGAAGCATGAAGGCTTCCGCACCGTTGAGTTCTCTTTTCTTCTGGCGGAGAGCCTCAGGGAGATAATTGAAAAGCCCCTTCATTATCTTGAAGATATATTCGATGTGGACAGAGCAGTGCTGTGTGTCAACAAGGACATCATGAACTTTGACCGTGAAACGGACAACATAGGCCACAGGGTATATTTCATGGATTCCTCCGCTTTCAAGGCTTTCTTTCTGGAAAGACGCCCCTACACAGGGGAAAGCAGGCTGAATCTTGTGAGTGAGTTCGATGTGTATGAGGATATGGAGTCATACCTCATCGCACCCCTTTTCCACGGGGAGGACATCATCGGCAGCATCAACCTTTACAGCAAAGAGGCCTCAAAATACGGCGGCGAGGTTTCCACTGATTTCATGAAGGATCTGTCGGCAATCGTTTCTGTCTCTCTGCAGAAGATGTACAACACAGAGCTTATCTTCCGCCAGACCCGCACGGACTTCATGACAGGGACTTACAACAAGCTTGCCATGGCTGAGTTTCTGGAAAAGCTCATGGCAGAATACAGACGATACGGCAGGGGATTCTATTTTGTCCTGCTGGATATAGACAACTTTAAGCAGATAAACGATTCCTGCGGCCACCTGACGGGTGACAACGTTATCCGTGAGATCGCAGAGGAGATAAAGGCGGGGCTTCGCACCAGCGACGTTCTCGGCAGGTTCGGCGGTGACGAATATTTCCTAATCCTGCCAAACCACGAGACATCGGACATGTTCACTCTGGTGGAGAGGCTTCAGGATATAGGCAAAAAAGTGTTCAATACTTACGGATTCGATTTTGCCAGCATGTCGGGCGGCGTTGTCGCTGTTCCGGGGGATATCAAGCCTGAGGATTCGCCGGAGGATGTTGTGCGGATAGCCGACGGCAGGCTGTATTACAGCAAAAAGAACGGAAAGGGATTCTTTACAGGTGTTTAA
- the dnaX gene encoding DNA polymerase III subunit gamma/tau: MSYIALARKLRPQNFDELSGQGFVVTTLKNSIEMGRIVHAYLFTGPRGVGKTSAARILAKAVNCLDPDGCNPCNKCENCLEITSGTSMDVAEIDGASNRGIDEIRDLREAVRFLPMKCKYKVYIIDEVHMLTEHAFNALLKTLEEPPEYVIFILATTDPHRIPATIISRCQKYDFNKIPFDIMYKSLANALDSEGITYEPDALSLVVRNSDGCMRDSLSLLDQIIAFTGGSLDEQNTSFLLGYSDKSIMNRLFEAVIKENTQDIPQICAELTAKGINHTFAAETLIEHTRNLMLRIITKKDNPELTSKENEFYASLAQASSEQRLFALFQVFQKLLNDIKFFSFSQYVFEFGMYKAASLSGLISTTGMVPAGSAKAPSVPLQSAAASAPTMIQKPQAEVSAKPTLNSTDIQLQNIMNALEEQKQPLVASNLSHGYIIQLAGGVLSIGFSTDKKFHYDYIVRKQNIDLLNTIIPQAFPNIKEVAVTLEQDSKKKSIIEKKERIETFHDMQIKKEAEQDSIVKLLLNEFDGKLRDIDVLARPSFDSEDEEPDPDDI; the protein is encoded by the coding sequence ATGTCATACATCGCACTAGCCAGAAAATTACGCCCGCAAAATTTTGACGAGCTTTCAGGTCAGGGGTTTGTTGTAACCACCCTGAAAAACTCCATCGAGATGGGGCGCATCGTTCACGCATATCTTTTCACAGGCCCCAGAGGCGTGGGAAAGACCAGTGCCGCCCGTATTCTGGCAAAGGCTGTCAACTGTCTCGACCCTGACGGATGCAACCCCTGCAACAAATGCGAAAACTGCCTTGAGATAACAAGCGGAACCTCCATGGACGTTGCCGAGATCGACGGTGCATCAAACAGAGGTATCGACGAGATAAGAGATCTGCGGGAGGCCGTCCGCTTCCTGCCGATGAAGTGCAAATACAAAGTATACATAATAGACGAAGTGCACATGCTCACCGAGCACGCCTTCAACGCACTGCTCAAGACCCTTGAGGAGCCGCCGGAATACGTCATCTTCATTCTGGCAACAACCGATCCCCACCGTATTCCTGCAACGATAATATCCCGCTGCCAGAAATACGATTTTAACAAAATACCCTTTGATATCATGTATAAAAGCCTTGCGAACGCTCTGGACAGCGAGGGCATAACCTATGAACCTGATGCCCTGAGCCTTGTCGTGCGAAACTCCGACGGGTGCATGAGGGACTCACTCTCGCTTCTGGATCAGATAATCGCATTCACCGGAGGCAGTCTGGACGAACAAAACACCTCGTTTCTGCTGGGCTACTCCGACAAGAGCATAATGAACAGACTGTTCGAAGCGGTCATAAAAGAGAATACACAGGACATTCCCCAGATATGCGCAGAGCTCACCGCCAAAGGCATAAACCATACCTTTGCGGCCGAAACCCTCATTGAGCATACGAGAAATCTGATGCTCCGCATAATCACAAAAAAGGACAATCCGGAGCTTACTTCCAAGGAGAACGAGTTCTATGCCTCTCTGGCACAGGCTTCCAGCGAACAGAGGCTTTTCGCTCTGTTTCAGGTTTTCCAGAAGCTTCTGAACGACATAAAGTTTTTCAGCTTCAGCCAGTATGTTTTCGAATTCGGAATGTATAAGGCCGCAAGCCTTTCAGGGCTTATATCCACAACGGGAATGGTTCCCGCAGGTTCGGCGAAGGCTCCTTCGGTTCCGCTTCAGTCTGCTGCGGCATCAGCACCCACAATGATACAGAAACCTCAGGCGGAGGTTTCCGCAAAGCCCACGCTCAACTCCACCGACATTCAGCTCCAGAACATAATGAACGCACTGGAGGAGCAGAAGCAGCCCCTCGTAGCGTCAAACCTCAGCCACGGTTATATAATTCAGCTTGCTGGCGGGGTTCTATCCATCGGTTTCAGCACCGACAAAAAATTCCACTACGACTATATAGTCAGAAAACAGAACATCGACCTGCTCAACACCATAATACCGCAGGCCTTCCCCAACATTAAGGAAGTCGCAGTCACCCTTGAGCAGGATTCCAAAAAAAAAAGCATAATTGAAAAAAAGGAGCGTATTGAGACGTTCCACGACATGCAGATCAAGAAGGAAGCCGAGCAGGACAGCATCGTAAAGCTTCTTCTGAATGAGTTTGACGGCAAGCTCCGTGACATAGACGTTCTCGCACGACCCAGTTTCGACAGCGAGGACGAAGAGCCTGATCCTGACGACATCTGA
- the hisD gene encoding histidinol dehydrogenase, with protein MIIKKTDKKLQEILDRGDIMEGEYLQTVLDIIANVRKNGDEALAEYTLKFDRYDIKKSGIEISKDEMKAAWDNLPERLKTALENAKKNVVQFHEKQLEATWMYEKSKGTFLGQKVTALESVGVYVPGGKAVYPSSVLMNVLPAKVAGVDEIVMVTPATGGQVNPVVLAAAYLAGVDRGFKVGGAQAVAALAYGTASIPKVCKITGPGNIYVALAKKMVFGKVDIDMIAGPSEVLIVADSTADPDYVAADMLSQAEHDELASAIVVTDSMELAKEIENSVYAQLAELPKKEIAAKSLERFGAIIVTDNLEEAADIVNDIAVEHLELCVEHPMEFMLKIRNAGAIFLGQNTPEPVGDYFAGPNHVLPTGGTAKFFSPLGTYDFQKKSSIIYYSKEQLMADMDDIRVLAESEELIAHRNSVIIRED; from the coding sequence ATGATAATTAAAAAGACAGATAAAAAACTTCAGGAGATTCTGGACAGAGGCGACATTATGGAGGGTGAATACCTCCAGACGGTTCTGGATATAATCGCAAACGTCCGCAAAAACGGTGACGAGGCTCTGGCGGAATACACCCTTAAGTTTGACCGATACGACATTAAGAAGAGCGGAATAGAGATATCTAAGGACGAGATGAAGGCCGCATGGGACAATCTGCCCGAAAGACTGAAAACCGCTCTTGAGAATGCAAAAAAGAACGTTGTTCAGTTCCATGAGAAACAGCTTGAAGCCACCTGGATGTATGAAAAATCCAAAGGAACTTTTCTGGGACAGAAGGTCACCGCTCTTGAGAGCGTTGGTGTGTATGTGCCGGGCGGAAAGGCTGTTTATCCCTCCAGCGTGCTTATGAACGTTCTGCCTGCCAAGGTGGCGGGCGTGGATGAGATTGTGATGGTTACCCCCGCAACAGGCGGACAGGTGAACCCTGTGGTGCTTGCGGCGGCCTATCTGGCGGGAGTGGACAGAGGATTCAAGGTCGGCGGCGCACAGGCTGTTGCGGCCCTTGCCTACGGAACTGCGAGCATCCCTAAAGTCTGCAAGATAACCGGTCCTGGAAACATCTATGTGGCTCTGGCCAAAAAGATGGTGTTCGGCAAGGTTGATATAGATATGATAGCAGGCCCCAGCGAGGTTCTGATTGTTGCCGACAGCACAGCCGACCCCGACTACGTTGCGGCGGACATGCTGTCTCAGGCGGAACACGACGAGCTTGCCAGCGCAATTGTAGTAACCGACAGCATGGAGCTTGCGAAAGAGATTGAAAACAGCGTGTATGCACAGCTTGCGGAGCTTCCTAAAAAAGAGATAGCCGCGAAATCCCTTGAGCGTTTCGGTGCGATAATCGTAACGGATAACCTTGAGGAAGCGGCGGACATTGTTAACGATATAGCCGTTGAGCACCTTGAGCTTTGCGTGGAACACCCCATGGAGTTCATGCTGAAAATACGCAACGCAGGAGCCATCTTCCTCGGTCAGAACACACCGGAACCCGTCGGCGATTATTTCGCAGGTCCCAACCACGTTCTGCCCACAGGCGGCACTGCAAAGTTTTTCAGCCCTCTGGGAACATACGACTTCCAGAAGAAGTCCAGCATAATCTATTACTCGAAGGAACAGCTCATGGCCGACATGGACGATATCCGTGTTCTGGCTGAATCAGAAGAGCTGATAGCCCACAGAAACTCTGTGATAATCAGAGAGGACTAA
- a CDS encoding DNA polymerase I, with protein MKIIIDGSYIAFRTFHKSPPLTNSKGVPTSVVHGVLNVLLTLSGRFGKENVAIVFDHKGKNRRHDIFPEYKATRDATPEDLNIQFQIMDELIPLMGIAYYRVEGYEGDDIMATLAVNAEGEVGLLTKDKDVFQLVDGRIKIYDSQTNEFGGRELVFEKYGVYPEHMGDLLALAGDTSDNIPGVAGVGPKTAAKLLADYGDLDGIYANLDKLKGKLKENLENNKDNAYLSRRLVELDILPKDPEPADGEDRAKLLEKLQEYELKSIYDKVSRSSEEVQEDEEIQPEIIEIKECTPSKVSLVAYDNGKLYAAGDGCYCEYTDQPLENVKYFYDIKHIYKLTGFRSEKIYDLMLVSWLNDADTGGLERAKTEELPAFIARLLSMAEKEVQALADNRLESIYFDMELPCAYVLADMEIAGIALDKSVMEAVADRLRDEVGKVSDDIKNFIGHDINLNSPKQLQSFLFDELSLVPLKKTKTGNSTDEEALKALISLNPMYTSVLENILKYRELTKLLSTYALPLCDYAGADGRIHTSFKQTGTATGRLSSVNPNMQNIPMKGDYGVLLRSAFVPAEGYKFVSFDYSQIELRILAHLTGDANLREAYRNNEDIHTKTAAGIFHVAHDQVTSHMRRLAKAVNFGILYGLSAFGLSRDTGIAQKEAKTFIERYFAAYPEVRTFIDKTVKETRTKGYAETIAGRRRYIKEINSRNKTIAMRGERIAVNVPMQGSAADIIKLAMVECGRVIADNKYDARMVLQVHDELVFEVKAEQAEEFAPVMQRIMESVVTLEVPLVVNGAAGNNLGELK; from the coding sequence ATGAAAATAATCATAGACGGCAGTTACATTGCATTCCGCACATTCCACAAATCACCCCCTCTGACAAACTCGAAGGGCGTGCCCACATCCGTTGTGCACGGAGTGCTGAACGTTCTGCTGACACTATCGGGCAGATTCGGCAAGGAGAACGTGGCAATAGTTTTCGACCACAAAGGCAAGAACAGACGTCACGACATTTTCCCCGAATATAAGGCCACAAGGGACGCAACGCCCGAAGACCTCAATATCCAGTTTCAGATAATGGATGAGCTTATCCCGCTGATGGGAATAGCCTATTACCGTGTTGAAGGCTACGAGGGCGACGACATCATGGCCACTTTGGCGGTGAACGCAGAGGGCGAGGTGGGGCTCCTCACAAAGGACAAGGACGTCTTTCAGCTTGTTGACGGCAGAATAAAGATATATGACTCCCAGACCAACGAATTCGGCGGCAGGGAGCTTGTTTTCGAGAAATACGGCGTATATCCGGAGCACATGGGCGACCTGCTTGCTCTGGCGGGAGACACTTCGGACAATATTCCCGGTGTTGCGGGAGTGGGGCCTAAGACTGCGGCAAAACTGCTGGCGGACTACGGCGATCTGGACGGCATCTATGCCAATCTGGACAAGCTCAAAGGCAAGCTGAAAGAGAATCTGGAGAACAATAAAGACAATGCATATCTCAGCCGCAGACTGGTTGAGCTTGATATTCTCCCGAAAGATCCCGAACCTGCTGACGGCGAAGACAGGGCAAAGCTTCTGGAAAAACTTCAGGAGTACGAACTGAAAAGCATTTATGACAAGGTGTCCAGAAGCTCCGAAGAGGTTCAGGAGGATGAGGAAATTCAGCCGGAGATCATAGAGATAAAGGAGTGCACGCCTTCCAAGGTCAGTCTTGTGGCTTATGACAACGGAAAACTCTATGCGGCGGGAGACGGCTGTTACTGCGAATATACGGATCAGCCCCTTGAAAACGTTAAATACTTCTATGACATAAAGCATATATACAAGCTGACGGGTTTCAGGTCGGAAAAGATTTACGACCTGATGCTTGTGAGCTGGCTGAACGATGCCGACACAGGCGGTCTTGAGCGGGCGAAGACGGAAGAGCTTCCGGCGTTCATAGCGAGGCTCCTGTCAATGGCGGAGAAAGAGGTTCAGGCTCTGGCCGACAACAGGCTGGAGAGCATCTATTTTGATATGGAGCTCCCCTGCGCCTACGTTCTGGCGGACATGGAGATTGCGGGAATAGCTCTCGACAAGAGCGTTATGGAGGCTGTTGCCGACAGACTTCGTGACGAGGTGGGAAAGGTCAGCGATGATATCAAAAACTTCATCGGACACGACATTAACCTCAACTCCCCCAAACAGCTCCAGAGTTTTCTGTTTGATGAGCTGTCGCTGGTTCCGCTGAAAAAAACCAAAACGGGTAACTCGACGGATGAGGAGGCGCTGAAAGCTCTTATTTCGCTGAACCCCATGTACACGTCGGTTCTGGAAAATATACTGAAATACAGAGAGCTGACGAAACTGCTCTCTACCTATGCTCTGCCCCTTTGCGACTATGCGGGAGCGGACGGCAGGATACATACATCGTTCAAGCAGACGGGGACAGCAACGGGCAGGCTTTCGTCCGTTAACCCGAACATGCAGAACATCCCCATGAAAGGGGACTACGGCGTGCTTCTGCGCAGTGCCTTCGTGCCTGCGGAGGGATATAAATTCGTGTCGTTCGACTATTCACAGATAGAGCTTCGGATCCTTGCCCACCTGACAGGGGACGCAAACCTCAGAGAGGCATACAGGAACAATGAGGATATCCACACAAAGACTGCGGCGGGAATTTTCCATGTTGCCCATGATCAGGTGACATCCCACATGCGCCGTCTGGCAAAGGCCGTCAACTTCGGAATCCTCTACGGACTTTCGGCGTTCGGTCTGTCCAGAGACACAGGCATAGCCCAGAAAGAGGCGAAAACCTTCATAGAAAGATATTTTGCGGCTTATCCCGAGGTGCGCACCTTCATCGATAAAACCGTGAAGGAGACCCGCACGAAAGGCTATGCGGAGACCATAGCAGGGCGCAGAAGATATATTAAAGAGATAAACAGCAGAAACAAGACCATTGCCATGCGGGGCGAGCGGATAGCGGTCAACGTACCCATGCAGGGTTCCGCCGCAGACATAATAAAGCTGGCCATGGTTGAGTGCGGGCGGGTTATTGCCGATAATAAATACGATGCCCGAATGGTGCTTCAGGTGCACGATGAACTGGTCTTTGAGGTGAAAGCCGAACAGGCCGAAGAGTTTGCGCCCGTCATGCAGAGGATAATGGAGAGTGTTGTCACTCTTGAGGTTCCTCTGGTGGTGAACGGAGCGGCGGGAAATAATCTTGGAGAGTTGAAATAA
- a CDS encoding methyl-accepting chemotaxis protein, whose translation MSIKKKITLAVIFPVAALLFYSFSSMYSNYASYKGMQQVKALVDTSSVISRLVHELQKERGMTSGFIASGGNKFAGELPVQRQATDKAAEELSVFLEEADVPVELKAEISSVLNKASGRNDIRRKADSADIPVAEAAGFYTGINNSLLSVVYGVSGITDNAEVSRSILSYAGFLYAKEKAGLERAFLTTVLSKGNFGSGDFGRYSGINAEQNTYISLFLSTASKELKEIYAQTAGSEEFRRVDELRKSVASKSDGQAIGIDPEEWFSASTARINQLKAADDKIALSIEDKTNSLVKMSLAALITNIVIAVASMAALLVLVYIIHFSIVSSIARLTKLTAALNSSDADLTSRLNITTKDELQELAENVNTFIAGIGNIVSEVKHTAAVLASSSSELAATAEQLTATVADQSGQVSDIASAMEEMNVTSHTINSHIGEAQQLTDEAFDSTDKGSRQLQTAVNMVDGIRVSTDNLSKAINRLNVSSGKIGDIVFAISDIADQTNLLALNAAIEAARAGDAGRGFAVVADEVRKLAEKTQTATQEIVSIIKQLSDDAKSADSVMTDAKRNVENGVRAIMDTDVIFGQIQTAVGSVKESNDFVSVSIGEQSCAIENSTENTAKFSKGIQESAAAVTQISMTVADLERQAVELNSLMERFKTA comes from the coding sequence ATGAGTATTAAGAAAAAGATCACTCTGGCAGTGATTTTTCCGGTTGCTGCATTGCTTTTTTATTCTTTTTCGTCAATGTACAGCAACTATGCCAGCTACAAAGGAATGCAGCAGGTAAAAGCTCTGGTGGACACATCGTCAGTCATCAGCAGACTGGTTCATGAGCTTCAGAAAGAGCGTGGAATGACATCGGGATTCATCGCAAGCGGAGGAAACAAGTTCGCAGGCGAGCTTCCGGTTCAGCGTCAGGCCACCGACAAGGCCGCAGAGGAGCTTTCTGTTTTCCTTGAGGAAGCGGACGTTCCTGTGGAGCTTAAAGCTGAAATATCATCAGTGCTTAACAAGGCATCAGGACGGAACGACATACGCCGCAAAGCAGATTCGGCTGATATTCCCGTTGCGGAAGCGGCCGGATTTTATACCGGCATAAACAACTCACTGCTTTCAGTGGTTTACGGCGTTTCCGGAATAACCGACAACGCAGAGGTCTCACGCTCGATTCTCTCCTATGCGGGATTTCTTTATGCAAAAGAGAAAGCGGGGCTTGAGAGAGCGTTTCTCACAACCGTGCTCAGCAAGGGAAATTTCGGTTCAGGGGATTTCGGCAGATACAGCGGCATAAACGCCGAGCAGAACACATATATCTCTCTGTTTCTCAGTACGGCATCAAAAGAACTGAAAGAGATCTACGCCCAGACGGCGGGAAGCGAGGAGTTCCGCAGGGTGGATGAGCTGAGAAAGTCTGTTGCGTCAAAGTCTGACGGACAGGCCATCGGCATCGACCCGGAGGAATGGTTCAGCGCATCCACAGCCAGAATAAATCAGCTGAAAGCGGCCGACGACAAAATAGCACTCAGCATTGAAGACAAGACCAATTCACTGGTGAAAATGTCTCTTGCGGCACTCATCACAAACATTGTGATAGCCGTCGCCTCGATGGCGGCTCTTCTGGTTCTGGTATACATCATACACTTCTCAATTGTTTCGAGCATCGCAAGGCTCACAAAACTGACAGCGGCTCTGAACAGTTCAGACGCCGACCTGACCAGCAGACTGAACATTACCACCAAAGACGAGCTTCAGGAACTTGCGGAGAACGTTAACACCTTCATCGCAGGCATAGGAAATATCGTTTCCGAGGTCAAACACACCGCCGCAGTTCTGGCATCCAGCAGTTCCGAGCTAGCCGCAACGGCAGAACAGCTTACAGCCACCGTGGCCGACCAGTCCGGACAGGTTTCCGACATCGCCTCGGCAATGGAGGAGATGAACGTCACCTCCCACACCATAAACAGCCACATAGGCGAGGCGCAGCAGCTCACCGACGAAGCGTTCGACTCCACCGACAAAGGCTCAAGACAGCTTCAGACAGCTGTAAACATGGTCGACGGAATAAGGGTCAGCACCGACAACCTATCAAAAGCCATAAACAGGCTGAACGTTTCATCAGGCAAGATAGGCGACATAGTGTTCGCCATTTCAGACATCGCAGACCAGACAAACCTTCTGGCTCTGAACGCCGCCATCGAAGCGGCAAGAGCGGGGGATGCGGGCAGAGGATTTGCCGTTGTTGCCGATGAGGTGCGCAAACTGGCAGAAAAAACACAGACAGCCACGCAGGAGATAGTCTCTATCATAAAGCAGCTCTCCGATGATGCGAAATCCGCAGACAGCGTTATGACGGATGCCAAGCGCAACGTTGAGAACGGCGTTAGAGCTATCATGGATACAGATGTTATCTTCGGTCAGATACAGACCGCCGTCGGCAGCGTGAAGGAATCAAACGATTTTGTAAGCGTATCCATAGGCGAACAGAGCTGTGCCATCGAAAACTCCACCGAAAATACGGCAAAATTTTCTAAGGGTATTCAGGAGAGTGCGGCGGCCGTCACCCAGATAAGCATGACAGTTGCGGATCTGGAAAGGCAGGCAGTGGAGCTTAACTCCCTTATGGAGAGGTTCAAGACAGCTTAA
- a CDS encoding thermonuclease family protein, with amino-acid sequence MLFFCVPVFAATYGDADCSLVEVIDGDTIRCDIKGYPDIIGKGISVRFRDINTPEIKGEQRPLGLISKKKLEALLAGAETVTLKDISRDKYFRIDADIYHNGRKINTNELLQP; translated from the coding sequence ATGCTGTTTTTTTGCGTACCGGTTTTCGCCGCCACCTATGGAGATGCGGACTGCTCTCTGGTGGAGGTTATCGACGGCGATACCATCAGGTGCGATATAAAAGGCTATCCGGATATCATCGGAAAAGGGATATCCGTGCGTTTTCGTGACATTAACACTCCGGAGATAAAAGGGGAACAGAGACCTCTAGGGCTTATCTCGAAAAAGAAACTGGAGGCTCTTCTGGCGGGAGCGGAAACCGTTACGCTGAAAGATATTTCCAGGGATAAATATTTCAGGATAGATGCGGATATCTACCATAACGGACGAAAGATAAACACAAACGAGCTGCTACAACCTTAA
- a CDS encoding sensor histidine kinase has protein sequence MNPKQDSTDLLRTENTALRELIRRSSIGYHSIDDSGIILDINQVWLDTLGYSQDEVVGRWFGDFIHETYLEKFKAGFSRLKEKGIIENFTFVLKHKDGSPVELVFNGTVERDENRRFIRSHSAFHRPESARMSAENRIYMNLEEKILSKSRLELMGDMLCAVAHQWRQPLNALALLVQDTQEMADLAGIGAGEIKDNTVLSMELIMKMSSTIDDFRSFFSNRHDEEHIQITDLLMECISLVFSQLQQSGIDFSVICECEKDYFSCRNELTRPDCKQTGRYVLCSRMEMKQIILNIISNARSAIISSIEKGLKNRGEMEFHVKFLNDSVVLSVRNNGEQIKDDVLSRMFEPYFTTRDEGEGIGLGLFVSKTIIEKYMKGSIDILNTDAGVIVRIVLPVHNMETQTDNIITNS, from the coding sequence ATGAACCCGAAACAGGACAGCACCGACTTACTGCGCACTGAAAACACAGCCCTAAGAGAACTGATCAGACGTTCATCAATAGGATACCATTCAATTGACGATTCAGGCATTATCCTCGACATAAATCAGGTCTGGCTGGACACTCTGGGATATTCTCAGGATGAGGTTGTCGGCAGATGGTTCGGGGATTTCATACACGAAACCTATCTGGAAAAATTCAAGGCCGGATTCTCCCGTCTGAAAGAGAAGGGAATAATCGAAAATTTCACTTTTGTTCTGAAACATAAGGACGGCAGTCCCGTTGAGCTTGTTTTCAACGGAACGGTGGAACGGGACGAGAACAGGCGCTTTATCAGAAGCCATTCGGCATTCCACAGACCCGAATCCGCCAGAATGTCCGCAGAAAACCGCATATACATGAACCTTGAAGAAAAAATACTCAGCAAGAGCCGTCTGGAGCTTATGGGCGACATGCTCTGCGCAGTTGCGCACCAGTGGCGCCAACCCCTGAACGCCCTTGCGCTTCTGGTTCAGGACACGCAGGAAATGGCCGATCTGGCAGGAATAGGCGCAGGGGAGATTAAGGACAACACGGTTCTTTCCATGGAACTGATAATGAAAATGTCCTCCACCATCGATGATTTCAGAAGTTTTTTCAGCAACAGACACGACGAAGAGCACATTCAGATAACCGATCTGCTGATGGAGTGCATCTCTCTGGTGTTCAGCCAGCTACAGCAGTCCGGGATAGATTTCTCGGTGATATGTGAATGCGAAAAGGACTATTTCTCATGCCGCAACGAACTGACCAGACCTGACTGCAAACAGACAGGCAGATATGTTCTGTGCAGCCGGATGGAGATGAAGCAGATAATCCTGAACATCATATCAAATGCACGTTCCGCCATAATATCCTCAATTGAAAAGGGTCTGAAAAACAGGGGCGAAATGGAGTTCCATGTTAAATTTCTGAACGACAGCGTTGTGCTTTCAGTCAGGAACAACGGCGAACAGATAAAGGATGACGTTCTCAGCAGGATGTTCGAACCCTATTTCACAACAAGGGACGAGGGCGAAGGGATCGGGCTGGGGCTTTTTGTCTCAAAAACCATAATCGAAAAATACATGAAAGGCTCAATAGACATTCTTAACACCGATGCAGGGGTCATTGTGCGTATAGTTCTGCCCGTCCACAACATGGAAACACAAACGGATAACATAATCACAAACTCATAA